GCCGGGGTAACTTCTGCACACTTGACGAGGAAGGAAGGGTGATAGACCGGCGCGCCGGCCGCATCACGACTGAGACCTGCGAACGGCTGTGTCGTCAGCTCGATCAGATCCGAATCGCGGGGGTGGAGGTCATTGTCAGGCCCGTCAAGGAACATCGGTTTGTCGTCGTGTTTCGAGGAGAGGGACTCTCTGATGCCCTCTCCGATTCCGATCCTCTGGTCACAGGCGAGCGACCCCTTCCTGTGCTGGCCGGTAGCCCTGGCGCGGAACGAACGGCAGGGTTGGTTAATCAGTTCCTGGATCAGGCCCGTGGCGTACTGAAGGATGACAAGCCGGCCAATATGGTCTTGCTCAGGGGCTTTGCCGCGCCGCCAAAGCTCCCTGTATTTCCGGAGTTGCTGCGACTCCGGGCTGTAGCGATCACCTGTTATCCGATGTACCGTGGTCTCGCCAAGCTCGTTGGGATGGAGGCATTACCCTTTTGTGCAGATCTGGATGACGAGCTGCGCGTGTTGTCCCGGAACTACGATCAGTATGACTTCTTCTATGTGCACTTCAAGGGGACCGATCGGGCCGGCGAGGACGGCGACTTTGACGCGAAGGTGGCCGCGCTGGAAGAACTGGATCAACGAATTCCGCAATTCCTTGCGCTGCACCCCGATGTGTTTATCGTGACCGGCGACCATTCGACGCCGGCTATCCTGAAAGGCCATAGCTGGCATCCGGTTCCCTTCCTGCTCTGGTCGCGATGGTCTCGTTCTGCAGGGGTCAGCAGATTCACGGAAAGAGATTGTGCTCAGGGGCCCTTGGGGAGAATGCGGGCAGTCGATCTTATGCCGCTTGCAATGGCTAACGCCTTGAGATTCAAGAAGTTTGGGGCATAAGATGGGGGTACACCGAAGTCACGTGTAGGACAGGTTTGGCTCAGGGGGCTCAAAGAGCCTCGTGAAGCACCACTGTTTCTGTATTCGTCGGTCGTACACCATCGTGGATGGCGCCGCAGCGAGGAGGAATGCATGTCAAAAGCCGGCCTGTATTGGCGCCTCCTCCAGGGCGTCGTCGAAAATCCTCGCTACTACTACTTTATCCTGCAAAGGAACGCCTACAGCAAGACTGCCAGACGACTCGCGAAAAACGACATTCCTGAAAATGGAACCTTCTACCCCGTCAAGCTTGATCTACGTATCATCTACGGCTGTAACCTCCGCTGCAAGATGTGCGGCCAGTGGGGCGATACGGGGACCTACTTCAGTTACGATACCGCCAAGCTCCAGCGCAAACTCGATATCGAGGTGATCGAAAGGGTTGTGAAGGAACTCGTACCGCACGGCCTGAGGTACGTCGATATAGAGGGTGGTGAGACGTTCCTCTATCCGCAGATCATCGAGCTCTTTCGGATGCTCAAGCGTCACCATCTCTTTGTAAAGCCCGTCACGAACGGCACGCTCTTGAAAAAATATGCGAGCGAGTTAATCGATACGGGAATCGATGCGATCCATGTCTCGGTCGACGGCGACAAGGAGGCGCACAACTTCGTGCGTCAAGCGGACTGGGCGTACGACAAGATGCTGGAGGGGCTGGAGGCGATCATCGTGGAGCGCGAGCGTCGCAATCGCCATACGCCGCTTGTGCATGTAAGCTTCACCATGACACGCCACAACAAGTCCTCGTCGGTACTCAAGCTCTGTGAGGAGCTGGCTGGAAAAGGGCTACTGGACGTCCTTACCATCAAGTCGAACCCGATTTGGGTACCCACCACCAAGGGCGAAGCCTATAACAAGATTGTTGCGGAATATTTCGGCGCCAACGGTCTGACGAGTTGGATGGGGTTCATCGAGGACTATCGCGATTTCGAGGAGGAGGCGAAGGAGATCGCGGAGGCTATCCGCCGGCTCAAGACCACGAATTACGACTTTTTCGTTCACTACCTCCCGTCGATTCCATTGGCAGAGGTTCCGAAGCTCTACGCGGACTACAACTGGAACCTCGGCCGTACGCACTGCCCGATACCTTACCTTGAGCCGACGATCGATGTTGACGGTCATGTGTACCCGTGCAATCTCTTCGCGGACGAACCGCTCTCGATGGGAAACGTGTACGAGAAGTCGTTTCTCGAGATCTGGTTTGGCGACAGGTATCAGACCTTCAGACGGATGCTGTCGGAGCAAGGTGGGCTTCTGCCGATCTGTAACCGCTGCTGCCAACTCACCGAACATTAAATGCATCAGAAAACGGATACGCGCGGTCCCCGAATCTTCCATATCCTCGTGCCGCTTGCCGGCGTTGTGCTCTTCGGCTACCTGGTGTACAAAGCGGGTCCGGGAGAGCTGTGGGAGGGAGTCGTACGCTTCGGCTTCGGGCTTGTCCTCTTTCTGGCACTGGAGGGGGTGGGTGACGTCATGCGCGCGATGGCGACACGCTACTGTTTCAGCCCGGACAGCCCGAAGGTTCCGCTGCTGAATCTGTTGTACGCGCGTTGCGCTGCGGCGGCGTATAACTTCATCACTCCGACCTCAGGGTTCGGCGGCGAGGTGGTCAAGGTGATGCTCTTGGAAAAATACGTTCCACGCGCCGAGGCGGCGAGAGTGGTCATCATCGATAAGTTTACATACGGTATCGTACAGTTTGGAATGGCCTTTGCCGGATCGGCGGTAGTCTTGTTCTGGACGCCGCTGGACTTCAGCGTAAAGCTTGCGTTTTGGGCTGCAAGCGCGCTCATGTGGGGCGGCTTTATCGGCTTTCTGGTCTTCCAGCGGCAGGGGTGGTTCGGTGGATTTCTCGGCCGCGCCGTAGGGGGTATTGCCGGACGGCAGGCGCGCGAGTGGATCGAGACGCACCTTGCCGAGCTGGACGGGCGGCTACGCAGTCATTATGAGAAGCAGCGAAAGGAGCTGATTCTGTCGATGTTCTGGCACGCCATGGCGTTTACAATGGGGATCGTGCAGGCGGGGATTTTCCTCCGGTTTGTCTTCGGTGTGGACGACTGGACTAAGGCATCTGTGATCTGGTTCTTCGGGAGCTGGTTCGATTGTATTGTTTTCATGGTTCCGGCGGGGCTTGGAACGCAGGAGCTGACACGCGCGCTGATCTTCGAACAGGCGATCGGTTTTACCTTTGCCGAGGGTATAGCATTTTCGATGATCCTGCGAATTAACCAGCTATTCTGGACTGCGGTCGGGCTGGCGACGTACGCGCTGGAGATGACGCTGAGCCGGCGGCGGCCAGGAGGCGCGCCAGTCGGATGAAATCAGGCGCCGTATGCTCGCGCAGAGATTGCCACGACGGCATTGAAATTGACAACTACGTAAGATTTTTTTTAGAATAAAATGAGAATGAGGTTGGATGCGTACAGAACCGGAAGAAAGTGATGAAGCAATAGGATAGCTCAATGACAGTAACTCTTCCCATCTACATGGATCATCTGGCAACGACGCCCGTCGCCCCGGAGGTGTTCGAGGCGATGCGCCCATACTTTTGCGAGCGGTTCGGTAACCCAGCCTCTCGCAGCCACTCTTTTGGCTGGATGGCCGAAGAGGCAGTGGAACAAGCCCGGGCACAGGTTGCGCATGTGCTCGGCTGCAAGGCGGCGGAGATCGTCTGGACGAGCGGCGCTACGGAGGCGAACAACCTTGCCTTAAAAGGGGTAGCTGCCGCCTACCGGGAGAAGGGCCGACACCTCATCACCTCTCGGATCGAGCATCACGCCGTTCTCGACAGTTGCAAGCGACTGGAGCAAGAGGGCTGCCAGGTCACCTACCTCCCCGTGGACAACACAGGACGCATCGATCCGGCCGACGTAGAGCGAGCGATCAGGAAGGACACGGTTCTCATTTCAATCATGGCGGCGAACAACGAAATTGGGACACTGCAACCCATTGCCGAGATCGGCCGCATTGCCAAGCGGCATGGCGTCCTGTTTCATACTGACGCCGCTCAGTACGTGGGCAAGCTTCCGCTGTCGGTAGACGACTGGCAGGTCGATCTTCTCTCTGCGTCGGCGCATAAATGTTATGGCCCCAAAGGGGTAGGCGTGCTGTATGTGCGGATGACGAAGCCTCGCGTCAAGCTTATCCCACAGATGGATGGGGGCGGCCACGAAAAGGGCCGCCGCTCCGGGACGCTCAATGTCCCTGGGTGTGTCGGTTTCGGCGCGGCCTGTGTTCTTGCCGAGCGCGAGCTTCAGACCGAACCTGCGCGACTTTTCACGCTTCGTGAGCGCTTGCGGAATACCCTCTGGTCTGGGCTTGACTACCTGCGCCTCAACGGTCACCCGACCGAGCGCCTTCCCGGCAACCTGAATGTCTCCTTTGAGTTTATCGAGGGAGAGGCGCTGCTCATGGCGCTCAAGGGGATCGCCGTCTCATCCGGTTCTGCGTGCACCAGCGCGACGGTTGAGCCCTCGTATGTTTTGCTGGCGCTCGGCTTGAATAAGGAACTGGCTCATGCGAGCATTCGTTTTGGCCTTGGTCGGTCGAATACGGAAGAAGAGGTTGACCATGTTGGTGCTTGCGTGATAGAAAGCGTAGTTCGCCTTCGGGCGCTTTCACCCTTGTACGAGATGGCGCTGGAGGGCATCGACGTAAAAGGCGCACAATGGAGTTTCCGCGCCTGCTGAGGAGGACAACGCACGAGTCCTTCGAGTCGTGTTAAGTCAGGGCTATTCGTAAGAGGATATGAACGGTTCTATGCGTGAGCGCATGATGCGAACTTTTCGGCGAGGAGCCGAGGCTTCACCTGGAAGCTGTCAATAGAAGGAGATCCTAATGGTTACTCTTACCGAGTCGGCTGCATCGAAAGTGGCTGGCCTGCTCAAGGCGCAGGCGACGCCTGAAGAAGGTCTGCGGGTTCGTGTCGTCGGCGGTGGCTGCTCCGGTCTCTCCTATCAGATGGAGTTTGACCAACCTCAGGCGGCCGATAAAATCTTCGAGACAAACGGTGTCAAGGTCCTGGTGGACCCACAGAGTTACATCTACCTGGCCGGCTCTGAGATCGACTATATCGACAGCCTCCAGGGGGCCGGCTTCAGTTTGAAGAACCCCAACCCAAAGGCGAACTGCGGCTGCTGATCGTCCTTGACGGTGTGGGCTCAGACGAAGTAAGCGCTTCGCTGTCGGTAGTCGGCTGCCAGTAATGTACCGAATGCCCTTACCGAAAGCTTTGAGAGGGTCCGATGAAGGACTGTATTAACGCACAGATAGCTATGGATATGGAATCAGCTATCAACTGTGGAATGAATAAACAGGCGTTCCTTAAACTAGTTGACACCAAAAAATATCAAATATATGGAAGATTTGCATCGGCCTATACTGAGCCGTACGCAAAACTCATGGCCCTCAAGATTGTCAATCTGATTGTTGGGAAATATCATTATATCAATCGGCACACAACGATCGCATCTCGCCCAATAGAACTGATGATTGATCCATCGAATGCATGCCAGTTGGATTGCCCGAATTGCGTTCACTCGTCAAGCCCGCAGGCGAAAGCCGCTAAATATTTCGAATTATACTGGCCGCCCGGAATGCTCTCGTGTGAACAGTATGAGAAAGTCCTCCATCTTTATGGCCCGTTCGCCTTTGGCGCTGTACTCTATAACTATGGAGAGCCTTTATTAAACCCGCAAACCCCAAAATATATTGCAATGGCCAGGCAGTATCTGCTTTTTACCTTATTATCAACAAATCTTTCTCTGGGGAAAATTGATGTCGACGCTCTCGTAACATCGGGCCTCAATCACATGATACTTTCAATTGATGGTGTTACGCAGCAGAGTTATGAAACATACCGCAAGCATGGGAAATTGGACCTGGTTTTTGATAACCTGAGAAAGTTAATTGATACAAAAAAGAAGTTTGGGTTAAAGACGCCGTATCTGGTCTGGCAGTTTTTGACGTTCGAACACAATGTACACGAAGTGGACGATGCCTTGGAACTGGCTGAGAGCATGGGGGT
The genomic region above belongs to Candidatus Methylomirabilis tolerans and contains:
- a CDS encoding iron-sulfur cluster assembly accessory protein: MVTLTESAASKVAGLLKAQATPEEGLRVRVVGGGCSGLSYQMEFDQPQAADKIFETNGVKVLVDPQSYIYLAGSEIDYIDSLQGAGFSLKNPNPKANCGC
- a CDS encoding IscS subfamily cysteine desulfurase → MTVTLPIYMDHLATTPVAPEVFEAMRPYFCERFGNPASRSHSFGWMAEEAVEQARAQVAHVLGCKAAEIVWTSGATEANNLALKGVAAAYREKGRHLITSRIEHHAVLDSCKRLEQEGCQVTYLPVDNTGRIDPADVERAIRKDTVLISIMAANNEIGTLQPIAEIGRIAKRHGVLFHTDAAQYVGKLPLSVDDWQVDLLSASAHKCYGPKGVGVLYVRMTKPRVKLIPQMDGGGHEKGRRSGTLNVPGCVGFGAACVLAERELQTEPARLFTLRERLRNTLWSGLDYLRLNGHPTERLPGNLNVSFEFIEGEALLMALKGIAVSSGSACTSATVEPSYVLLALGLNKELAHASIRFGLGRSNTEEEVDHVGACVIESVVRLRALSPLYEMALEGIDVKGAQWSFRAC
- a CDS encoding SPASM domain-containing protein; its protein translation is MKDCINAQIAMDMESAINCGMNKQAFLKLVDTKKYQIYGRFASAYTEPYAKLMALKIVNLIVGKYHYINRHTTIASRPIELMIDPSNACQLDCPNCVHSSSPQAKAAKYFELYWPPGMLSCEQYEKVLHLYGPFAFGAVLYNYGEPLLNPQTPKYIAMARQYLLFTLLSTNLSLGKIDVDALVTSGLNHMILSIDGVTQQSYETYRKHGKLDLVFDNLRKLIDTKKKFGLKTPYLVWQFLTFEHNVHEVDDALELAESMGVDAIHILTPNDVSADDPRCILARSSKEGYHYFTPYSTLVASVSDSSSDLATGPHIDKLFNESLVARMRMIGGIDEASRTGPSGCGWLYKNISIDGLGRIMPCCDAPSEYRNLVYGDLQDTNNDYWNSPGFVLSRLSLSDKQAFFRQSPENAPYCGECPSPSEPPHDLWRVAQSLPFLDKEEVIPTMCREWLTSWRPGRSSGTFMKLWDRL
- a CDS encoding radical SAM protein, with protein sequence MSKAGLYWRLLQGVVENPRYYYFILQRNAYSKTARRLAKNDIPENGTFYPVKLDLRIIYGCNLRCKMCGQWGDTGTYFSYDTAKLQRKLDIEVIERVVKELVPHGLRYVDIEGGETFLYPQIIELFRMLKRHHLFVKPVTNGTLLKKYASELIDTGIDAIHVSVDGDKEAHNFVRQADWAYDKMLEGLEAIIVERERRNRHTPLVHVSFTMTRHNKSSSVLKLCEELAGKGLLDVLTIKSNPIWVPTTKGEAYNKIVAEYFGANGLTSWMGFIEDYRDFEEEAKEIAEAIRRLKTTNYDFFVHYLPSIPLAEVPKLYADYNWNLGRTHCPIPYLEPTIDVDGHVYPCNLFADEPLSMGNVYEKSFLEIWFGDRYQTFRRMLSEQGGLLPICNRCCQLTEH
- a CDS encoding flippase-like domain-containing protein; the encoded protein is MHQKTDTRGPRIFHILVPLAGVVLFGYLVYKAGPGELWEGVVRFGFGLVLFLALEGVGDVMRAMATRYCFSPDSPKVPLLNLLYARCAAAAYNFITPTSGFGGEVVKVMLLEKYVPRAEAARVVIIDKFTYGIVQFGMAFAGSAVVLFWTPLDFSVKLAFWAASALMWGGFIGFLVFQRQGWFGGFLGRAVGGIAGRQAREWIETHLAELDGRLRSHYEKQRKELILSMFWHAMAFTMGIVQAGIFLRFVFGVDDWTKASVIWFFGSWFDCIVFMVPAGLGTQELTRALIFEQAIGFTFAEGIAFSMILRINQLFWTAVGLATYALEMTLSRRRPGGAPVG
- a CDS encoding 2,3-bisphosphoglycerate-independent phosphoglycerate mutase: MDLTLVKQLAIPSSSKIILLVADGLGGLPRETDGRSEMDVARLPNLDALAAHSLCGLLDMVGPGIIPGSGPGHLALFGYDPFTYQIGRGVLEACGIDLELRSHDVASRGNFCTLDEEGRVIDRRAGRITTETCERLCRQLDQIRIAGVEVIVRPVKEHRFVVVFRGEGLSDALSDSDPLVTGERPLPVLAGSPGAERTAGLVNQFLDQARGVLKDDKPANMVLLRGFAAPPKLPVFPELLRLRAVAITCYPMYRGLAKLVGMEALPFCADLDDELRVLSRNYDQYDFFYVHFKGTDRAGEDGDFDAKVAALEELDQRIPQFLALHPDVFIVTGDHSTPAILKGHSWHPVPFLLWSRWSRSAGVSRFTERDCAQGPLGRMRAVDLMPLAMANALRFKKFGA